Genomic segment of Grus americana isolate bGruAme1 chromosome 31, bGruAme1.mat, whole genome shotgun sequence:
GGTGGCCAGGACGAAGTCGACGACGCAGGCGGGCAGGTAGGACGCGGGCAGCCAGAGCAGCTTGGCGTCCCAGCCGGCGCTGTAGCGGGTGCGTGGGTGCCGGGCGCCCAGCGCGTGCTCCATGCAGCGCGTCACCTTGCTGAGGTCAGCGTCGCAGATGACGTTCATGATGAGCCGCTGCACCCTGAGGTCtggggggatgcaggcaggagaaggggggggggggttgggggtcaGGTAGCCCACAGctgggggaaactgaggcagcaggcacccccctccccgccccactCACACTTGTGGAAGAAATCCTCGCCGTAGCTGAGCCGCGTCTCGGGCGCCAGGCGATCCCAGAGCTGGCGCAGGGACGCCTCGATGCTCTCCAGGTTGGTCACCGCCGTCTTGAAGAAGCCGGGCTCCACGATGCTGACCCTCACCCCGAAGTGGTACATGTCCCTCCTGCGGGATGCACGGCCGTcagggcgcggggcgggcgggcgggtgGGCGGGCAGGGGGGGGGCCGTCACCCACCGCAGGCTGTCGGAGAAGGCTTCGACGCAGTACTTGGAGATGCAATAGCCGCCGCCGTTGGCGGAGAGGCGGCCCAGCACGCTGGAGGTGTTCACCACCCGGCCCCGCGCCCGTTTCAGCAGGGGCAGGAACTGGAGCGTCACCTCGATGGTCCCGAAGGCGTTGACGGCCATGACCTGGCGATAGTCCTCCATCCCCATCCACTCCGTGGGGCCGATGGGGTTGGCCACCCCCGCGTTGTTCACCAGCCCGAAgagacctggggggggggggggaacacgaCACACgagagtggggctgggggctggtgccccccccccgctgtgTCCCTGGGATTCCCATCCTGGCCCTGGTGGGACCCtcccccaaatcctgccctACAGCACCttgcagggacacccccccccccccatagcccctCTCCAGGgctccccacccaccccacagcacccatctTGCCCCACAGCCCCTCATCCTCTACCTTAGGACACCCTGGTGGGACCCCCCCGTTCTGCCCTGTAACACCTCATCAGGGACCTCCAATCCTGCCCCGCAGCacccccctggggaccccccccgtcCTCCCCTATAcccaccctggggacccccctgtCCTGCCCTATAGCATCCCTTGGTGGGTCCCACCCCCTTGCCCTAGAGCATCTCCTGAGAGCATCCATCCTGCTCCTTACCagccctgggggggtccccatcccaccccgtAGCACCTTCCCTGGgtccccaccccagccccatcctgccccccccccccccctcacctttCTCGCCCACCTCTGCCCGCACCCACTCGACGGCGCGGTGGATGCTGTCGGAGCGGGTGACGTCGAGCAGGGTGGTGCGGAGGTGGCCGGAGCAGCTCCGCTGGAGACTGTCTGCCCCTTTCTGGGTCAGGCAAGCGGCCAGCACCCGGTAGCCCCGGTTGGCCAGCCGCCGTGCCAGCAGGTTGCCGAAGCCGCTGTCGCAGCCGGTGATGAAGACGTGCTTGTCCTTGACGGAGGGCAGGGTCTGGCGGTCCCgcaccagccagcccagcacACAGGCCAGCGCCGCCAGCAAGAGGTACGGCCACATGGCAGGGgcctgcggggccggggggggtggtgggagaggaCCCCAGGCGTCCTGGGCCgtgctgccccccgccccgtcaGCCCCTGCGCCCCAAGTTGAACGCAGGCTCCTCACTCGCTGGGTAACGCCACGACACCCCTCCGCGTGCAGGGGACCCCCAaatgccctgctctgccccatgCCATGGGGGTCAGACCCCCCCCCCCTAGATGGAGGGTGGGAAAAGGGGGGGTGCTGAGGATTGACCCCCATTTGGAGCAGGTCCCACAAGGGTCCCAGTCCGTGCCCAGGTGCTGTGGAGGACGTGGGGACCCTCGGTgggggtccctgccctcccggggtgggggtgagCACCCCACGTCATGGTCCCAGGGTGGGGGTGAGCAACCCGTGCCCCCCACCTGCCCCTGGACGAGTCTCCGACCTGCCGGGCCAGGGCGTCCGTGCGGCGTGCCGGGGATTAGCTGGGCACCGTGCGTCAGCGCCTGGCCGCGACCCAGGGCCCGTGGGGTGGCAcgaggggggggggtcccagctgCTCCCCCCGCCTTAACCCcatccccctcctgccctcccagaACAGGGGTGACCCTGGGCACCCTCTGCCCCTGACCTGCACGGGGTGGTGACCGTCACCGCTGCGTCTGGGCCCCCCGACCCACCTGCCCCCACAGCCCAGCCTTTCCCAATAAGGAAGCTGGGGACACACACGTCCCCCTCCAGGAGCCCCGTTTGGGGGGTCTTTGGGGTGTCAGGatccccccagtgctcccagaaGCGGCTGCTGGCCGGGGGTTATGAACCTGCTGGGGCTAAGATGGGGGGTCCAGGttgacaccccccaccccttcccttgCCCCCccggggggctgtggggggacACCCAGGGTCTGCCCCAGGTCCCTGGAGCCGGGTgagggcaggggacaggcagcagccccCCGCCCAGCCTGGACGTGCGGCCTCTCGCTGTGCATGAGACCTGGCAGACTCATCTCACCGCGCCTGCGGCCATGGGGCAGACCCACGGCACAGCCACGGTGGGGGGCACCCCCGGCCCAGCTCAGGGTGCGGAGGGGAGCCCACCCACCGCACCCGCACCTACCTTTGGCGGGGCAGAGGGCTCTGGGTGCTGCTCTGGCTCCGGCTGAGGCACCGTctgtgccggggcgggggggctgcggccGCTCCTCCCCCTGTGCCGAGGCAGAGCCGCAGCCAAAGTTCACGGCCGGCCAAGCCTACCTGTGCCGGGCACGGCTCTGGGGGGGACCCGGGCACGTGGGGGGGTGCTGGGACACCCCTCGCCTTGGTGGGGGACCCTTGCCATGGGGGAACCCCTGACCGGAGCCGGGAGGGAGGGCAAAACCCCCCAAGGGCACGCAGAACCTCCCGGTGCCCCTGGCAGCCCCGGGAGGGGGGATCGCCCGGAGCTGGGGGGGCCGAGCTCTCCCCCCGGGGGGGATTAGAGCCCTCCTGGCCAGAAGGGGCCCTTTGTCTGGGAGAAGAAGGGGCCTCAGAGCCCGAGTTAAGCAGTAAAGAGGATGAGGGGGCTTAGGAGGGGGCAGCCgagggctgtgccagggcttcTGCACACCGCCCGTTCAACCACACTTTATTCTGCTCGCTCCCTGGCACGGAGGGGTCCCCGGGGCGGCCGGGAGCTGCCGCGGCATCGCGGCCAAGGCCCACGTTATCTGGCAGGACCAGCCgtggtggcggggggggcccgggggggccgCGGCGGCAGTGGCTcaggagcaggagggctggagctgcccctTGTAGACGTACTCCAGGGCAGTGGCGATGGTCCGCATGTCCATCTCGATGCTGCGGGCCCAGTTCTCCACATCGCCGATCTCCTGCCGAGATGGGAGGGGGGTGTCAGGGAGCTGCCAgcaggatttgggggtcccACCCTGCCTTgctcccccgccccggcagccGCAGCCCTGCTGGGGCTCGGGGCTGGCTGGGACCCCGTGGGTGCTGCCCACCGGCGTGCGATCCGGCAGCGGGGCAGATGGCACTGCCGGACTGCCCCGGCATCGAgccacggggctgggggacGCAGCCCACCCGCCCTCCGGTGCCAATGGTGGGCTCCCGCCGCAGGTGGGGTGCAGGACCCCGTCCCTCAGCCAGCACCGGtgacatggggggggggtgtcccatgGGGCTGCTTCTCtgggtgtcccagagggaaatCCCCCGCTGTGCCAAGCCAGGggtgggggacacccccccacacaccttgAGGGCCTGGTTGAAGTTCTCCACCATGGTGATCCACTGCCCCGTCTGCTTGGCGAACTGGGCTGCCTGCACCTGCAGCGTCTTCACCTCGTGGTCCAGCTTCCGCTGGTTGACATAGGCCTGAGCCACCCTGCCGGCAGGGGGGAcacatgggggggacacagagggTGGGGTCCCACCCCGACagccccagggtgggggggttCCCGGGGaaggggtggctggggggggggggctggaggtcCCCGGGtcggggggagggcagggagttGAGGGGTCCCTGggcaggggttttggggggaaggggtccctgggtggagggggggggtgcaggggtccctggctgggggtttgggggggtcccgggtTGGGAGAAGAAGGGGCAccagggttggggggggggggtgtccctggcTGGGGTTTCCAGCGGTaaaaggggctggggggtttgggggtcccgggccagggggtttggggaggaaggggctgggaggggggggggggccctgaccggggggtcggggtgggggggaagggcccccgggtggggtttgggggtcccgGGCCAGGGGCTTCGGGGGCAAAGGGCCAGTGGGTCGGGAGGATCCCCGGCCGTGGGTTTGCGGGGTCGGGGGTCCCGGccggggggtctggggggggtcccggcctCACCCCACGTTGAGGTGATCGACCAGGGCCTCGGTCAGGCGGGTGGCGGCGGCGATGGCCTCCCTGCGCCGCCGCTCTGCGGGGATGCGGCCGTGAGGGGCGGCGGACCCGAACCCGCCCTGCTCTCCCCCGCCCCACACAAGCTAGCCGTGACGCCAGCAGGGAGACGCGTGACGTCAGCGTGCGAGACAGTGACATCACGCTACACCCTACCggacaccaccccccccgcccgccccggttCTGTGTtttgtgcccccccccgcccttgaCGGACAGCCCCGCTGGCCAATGGGATGCGCGCCCGCGCGGCCCCCGCTGTGAGCGGCGGCTCCCGCCGCCAATCGAACCGCCCCCGGGGCGCGAGGCGGGGCGGGTCGCCATGGGGACGGGGGGCGGGCTCACCCTGCAGCTCCCGCCGTTCGCTCTGCCGCGCCTGGTGCTCCTTCAGCAGCCGGGACAGCATGGCGGCCCCCGTACGGCACCGGCACGGCCCGCGTCACCTGACCGCCGCGTGACCGCCGCGTgaccgccccgccgccccgccccctgGGGCCTGTAGGGGCCTGTAGGGGCCCATGGGGGGGCTGTAGGGGCCTGTAGGGGCCATAGGGGCCTGTAGGGGCCCATGGGGGGGCTGTAGGGGCCCATGGGGGGCTGTAGGGGCCTGTAGGGGCCATAGGGGCCTGTAGGGGCCCATGGGGGGGCTGTAGGTGCCTGTAGGGGCCTGTAGGGGCCCATGGGGGGGCTGTAGGGGCCCATGGGGGGGCTGTAGGGGCCTATAGGGGCCTGTAGGGGCCATAGGGGCCTGTAGGGGCCCATGGGGGGGCTGTAGGGGCCATAGGGGCCTGTAGGGGCCCATGGGGGGCTGTAGGGGCCTATAGGGGCCTGTAGGGGCCCATGGGGGGCTGTAGGGGCCTGTAGGGGCCATAGGGGCCTATAGGGGCCCATGGGGGGGCTGTAGGGGCCTGTAGGGGCCATAGGGGCCGGGCTGGCGGCTATACAGTCCCATGGGGGGGCTGTAGGGGCCTAGATGGGGGATACAGAGACGTATAGGGACTTATAGGGGCCTGGGTGAGGGATATAGgagcccagctggcagctcgAGGGGGTTACAGGTACCTAAGGGGGCCTGGCTGATGGCATGAGGGGGCTGTAGGGGTCCGTGTGGGCTATAGGGGTCTGGGTGGTGGCCTGTGAGGGTGACAGGGGCGCGTCAGGGCTGTAGGGATCTGAGGgagtggggagctgggggggctataggagcctggctgggggtctgggggggctaTAGGAGCCTGGCTGGACATTGGGGGGGGCTATaggagcctggctgggggtctgggggggctaTAGGAGCCTGGCCGGAGGTGTGGGCACCTGTGGGTGTTATAGGGGCCCATCTGGGGGTTCAGGGTGCCATAGGGGTTTGTGCTGGTGGATGTATGGGTGCTATAGGGGCCTGGGTGCTGTGGCATGACGGCTGCACGGCTGCCTCGTGCACTGCCCGGGCTCTGCTGGTTCCAGCCATGCTGcctgctggtcccagtaccggccgcgtggctggggggggcctgGGCTGTGTCCCGTGAATGACTGAGAACCtgggcagggctctgctgtggtgtggggtgctggggtccccACCCCATctctggggtgctgggggggggcaggtgagCTGCCTCTCCTTCTCCCCGTGAGCTGTGATGAGCGGGGCAGTGCTCTGCTCCCCGCTGGCGAGGGAGAGGTGCCTGAAGGAGCCGAGCACGACGCTCTTAAACCCACTTGTACTTCCCGGGCGGACCGGCCTGCGCTGCTGGGGAATTCCCAGTCTCTCACCTGCCTCCCGGCTGCACAGAGAGGGACTAAACCCGACTTAATCTGGAATCATCCTTGTCAGGGCATCCCAATGTCGGGTACGGCCGCCTGGGCTGTCTGTGTGCCAGGCTGTAATGGATGGGGCTGGCAGCGGGAGAGATGagctggcagggggtgggggagagccgACCGGGCGCCCGAGAcgcagctgctgccagcaaagcgcactatgaaaattaaattggcCCGCAGAGTGCCGGAAGGGTGAGCTGGCAGAAATGCCGGGATGCGTCTGATCTCACCGGGCTTAATCAGCCCAAGACCTGCGATGAAGCTGGTCTGTTGGCCGGGCGCCggctggctgcagctgagcagagtcaggaggaggaggaggaggaggaggaagatctCGTCATGCCCTCTGGttgggcaggggaagggagtaTGAGGAAGGTGAAAAGAAACGGCtgggggtgcggggagggggctgcggtTGTGTGGGTCGGTGCTGgcaaggggcaggcagggctcggGGTGCGGGCAGCACGACGTCCTGCCTCGACGCAGCCGCGGCGTCGAGTGTTTCTCCTCGACCTCCCGTcagggcagccctggcagggctTGGCCCCGTCGGGAGCGGGATGTGCATCTCCGCGTCCCAGCTGGGTTCTCCCCGTGGTATTCGGTCTCTTGTTCCTTCGCTGTcgttccccccgcccccggccttGCCTTTGTGCTCCGAGCTGGTGACCTGCAGGAACTCTGGCTGCAGCTACAGGAACTCGAGCGCAAAATGTGGCCAAAGATAAACCAGAGGATGGGTAAAAATAACCCCAGCTTGCTCCCCACACGCTTGTCTGATGCTGGCCCGCTCCGGTTACACAAACAAATTCTTGCCTGCAGGAGCCCCTGCAGCCTCGGGAAGGGCAGAGGAATTTATTTCGCTATTTCCATCGTTAGCTGATGAGCATGCCGGGCAAACGGGGGTGCTGTCGGGCAGAGCGTGCTCAGGGTCTGGGTGTGCGTGGGCTGTTCCGCTCCTCCCTGCGCCCGGGTTTGGCGTCTGTCGGGGTCAGCTGCTCCCCGTGAAAGGTTTGGGTGTATCGCAGGGGTTTGGTGTTTGCCAGCAGCTCTCCCGTGGAGGCACCGCTCCCAGAACCGCGCCGACCCGGttcctgcccttcccttccACAGGAATGAAGATCGCTGCCCGGTTGGGGACCTTTGCCGGTGACGGCTGACCGTCCCGCAGGCGCCTGTGGCAGTTCACACCTCTCCCAGGCGCTGGCTCCGGCTCTCGGCACACGCCGGGGACGTGCCTCGGTTTCCCTTGCCGACGCTGTCTGGAACAGCAGCGAAACACGCTCGTGTCTGCCCCGAGAGGCGCGACCGGCCCGGGCTGCGGGCATAGGATCCGCTCCCGTGCGTGGCTCCGCCGCCTGCCTcgtcctccctcctctcctgcccacGCAGGATTCTCCGTGGGGGGAGCCCGGCTTCAGTTCAGCCCCTCACAGAGTTACCGGCGCTGGCGAGGTGGTTCGGCTGTGCCGGGGAGCCCTCGGGAGCGTTTCCCTCTCCCCGTCCGTGTGGGAGCGAGTGGTGGGTCCCATCCCCACCCTGCTCCTGGCCCTTCGCCCCTCCCTGGCTCCAGCCGTTTCTGCGCCCGGGGAAGCACTTCCCCGCTCTCCCACTCCTGCTTTTACCTCCTGGCCCCGAAAAAGCCTTGGCGAGACTCCTGGAGACTCCGCTGTCCTTGGGCGGGTTGGGGAGCtcagccctgcacccccctccctccccgtgTGCTCCCCCCATCTCGGCTGCACGGCTGCGGCTTCTGGGAGCTCAAATCCAAGCCAGGGCTCGGAGCAAAGGGAATCCTCCCAAGAAGGAgattttttctcccctgaccgccccccccagcctcacTCACCCCGCAGCCATGAAAACCCTCGTGCCTGAGCCGCCGGGAACGGCGTCCTGCCGTgagccgggctggggggcaACGCTCCCCCCGGCAAACCCTGCCTCATTTGGGAGTTGCACCGAAAATAAAGTTCTCTCGAGATGGCGCGGAGGGGATGACAAAGTCTGCCGTGACGCCGGGACTGCACGTGCTGCCCGCTCTCGCTGCCTGTGAAACCCAACCGCCGGCAGCTGGTGCCGGGGTGGGATGAGGCCGTGAGGCCCCGGGAGCCCCGAGGTGGGAAACATCCCGTTGTGCATTCACAAGGCAGTTTTGGGGTTGGAaatccccatcctgctggggggggggggggagcaagcTTCCAGGGGAGCTGCCGTGGCTAATCCGGAGCAGCTGGCTTCTCCGGCACGTTACTGGGCTCGGCGTGGGGAGCGGAGCAAGCTCCCAGCTGGGACCCCGTCACGGCAGCCCCGAGGGTCCTATCCCGATCGTGCGTGGTGCTGAGCAGCGCTGCTCGGGGgtggctcccccccccccccagccttggGATGCTGCGCAGGTTTTGGtctgttttgggggaaaacaaaGCGGATTTGGAGGTtttggctgggagcagggaggcttGGGAGCGCGGTGCCCCTGAGGTTGGCCGGGAAGCCGGGAGGAGAGCCGGGTGGCAGAGCGAGGCGGGGGTGCCCGCTGGGATCCCATCCCCGCTCCCCCTGCTCCTGGGCACCCTGAAGCCTTGATCAGattggttttgggggtcccctTGTGCTGAGGGACGGCACTGGGAGCCCAAATCCTGCTTTTATTGGATCAGCTGCTCATCTCGCTCCCCGGCCATGACCACCTTCCTTTCTATTTATACTCGGCCCGACGCTCGCATGACGCCATCCTCTTCCATCGGGCAGCAGCGGCTGCAcggcagagctggtggggagCTCCGTGCTCCCCTGCCCGGTGGTCAATGGGGCacgggggggcggcgggaggctGAGCAGCCCCCGGGGACGGGCTCTGTTCCCGTCCTCCGCTCCCAGGCAGGGATCGGCCCTTTCCCACGTCAGGAGCACGACGGCGGGGACGTTGGGAAGGGATctgggctgcagaagaggaaagaaggggCGAGCGTGGGGAGGGCTGGACGGCAGCCAGGCAGGGGGCGAGCTGGGGGGCATGGACCCTCTTGGTCCTGTCCTCGCTCCCCCCAAACACAGGGCCAGCCagcagcgaggaggaggaggagatcgGGGTGAAGGACTGTTCCTGcatccagcacagagctggagcTCATTCACACGGCCGGAGCGGAGTGGCCCTGCCAGCTCCCAAATATCTCCACGGGCCCTTGGAGAGCGGGAGCGGTTAAAAATAGCCTATGTGCTGGAAAATATGACAgccccccctttcccttccccccccccaagctgcTGTTTGGGGCACGGGGCCATACTCGAGCCACCACCGCTCCCATGGGACCCGGCCCCGCTGCTCGTGGGGTCCTGCTGTGCTGGCGCTGCTGGCCCCCCCCCGGTCCCCTGGGAGCGTGCGGAGGCACCAGCCCCTTCCCCGAGGGGGTGCGTGGGCCCCGGTCCTGCTGGGGAGCCGGCTGCGCCTCTCCTTTTGGGGTGCAGTGGGGGTACTCCCAGCCCGAGGGTATAGAGGTGGTTGGGGGGCCTGGCAGGACCCATGGGAGCAGCCAAAGGGgccccctccccaccgccaCGTCCCCACGGCTGTGTCCCCATGAGCATGGCCTCGGTGCAGGGGAGCTGCCGGGGTGGCAAACTGCCCCCGCGCGGGTGCTGTGCCCCCTTTTGGCAGCACTGGAGGGGGGCGAGCAGCGGTTTGGGACTGGGGAACTCTCGGGGGGGGTCACCAGTGTCCCCGGGGTCGTGCCTGGATGGGGAGATCTCCCAGCTGCCGTGccgggggtgggctgggggcttCGACATCTGCCCCTGCGCGTGGGCAGGGCTGGTCCCTGCGGCACGGTGTGCCGTGCTCTGCGATACGGGAGGATGCACTGTGCAGCACTGTGCGGGGTGCAGCACGGGGTGATGGGTGCGATGCACGGCAATATGGGGTGCGATGCCCAGTGTGGGGTGCAGCATGGGGTGATGGGTGCGATGCACGGCAATATGGGGTGCGATGCCCAGTGTGGGGTGCAGCATGGGGTGATGGGTGCGATGCACGGCAATATGGGGTGCGATGCCCAGTGTGGGGTGCAGCACGGGGTGATGGGTGCGATGCACGGCAATATGGGGTGCAGTACATGGCGATAGAGTGCGATGCCTGGTGTGGGGTGCAGCACGGGGTGATGGGTGCGATGCACAGCAATACGGGGTGCAGTACATGGCAATATGGGGTGCGATGCCTGGTGTGGGGTGCACCATGGGGTGATGGGCACGATGCCCAATGTGGGGTGCAGCACGGGGCGATGGGTGCGACGCACAGCAATACGGGGTGCAGTACACGGCGATACGGGGTGCGATGCCCGGTGCAGCAAGGTGCGGTGTGCGGGGTGCACCCTTGGGGGCTGCGATGCTCTGCCCCAGGCTGAGCGACCCGGGGTGCGACCCGGAGTGTGACACGGGGTGTGACACGGGGTGTGACACGGGGTGTGACCCAGCCCGCGgcaggcggggcgggggccgtGCTTCCCCGGCTGACCGTGCTCCTCCTCGCCGCCCGCCGGAACCGGGGTGCGGGGGGAGAAacgggcggcggggagcggcggggagcggcggcatGGCGGGGGCTCGGGGGCTCTGGCTGCCCTGGCTCAGCCTGCGGCTGCTGGCGAGCGCAGCCTTCAACCTGGACGCCACCAGCACCCTGCTGAAGGACGGGGACAAGGGCAGCCTCTTCGGCTTCGCCGTGGCTCTGCaccggcagctcagccccgaGCCGGCCGGCTGGTGAGTGCGGGACACCGGGCGAGCTCCGGACCCTCGCAcccggggccgggaggggcGCGGGAGCCGCGGACGACCCCGCCAGACAGCCGGGCTGTCCCCGCGGATCCTGCCCCGGGTCGGGTCTCCCCCGCTCTGTGCCCCCCTCCTCGGGTCCgtgtgtccccccgtgtccccccccccgccccccccccccccgtccccccgctGAGCTGGGGACCGGCAGCCCCGGGCTCCTCCCGCCGCTCCGGGCAccgccgcccgctccccggGATGCTGGAGGGGCCGGATCCTGCTTCGGGGTGCTGGAGACCTGAGGGGACGGCGATGGGCGCGGGGGCcccgctgcctgcgctgccctgcggccgccgccgctccgggaTTATTCAGCAGgagccggcggggggggggggggggcgcgggggaaTTGGGGGGCGATCGATGCCCCGAGCGCAGCGTCGGGGTGCTCGGGCGGATGGGACCCCCCCCGgtcgcccccccaccccccccgggccgtgcccgccgcctcccccgcgCCTGCTCGCCGCTGAGCTGGCAAACGCCCACCCGGTGCATGCCAGGGCAGGCGCCGGTCCCGGCccccgtgtgtgtcccccgTGGCCCCCGTGGCGCTCGGGGTGCTGGCGGGGGGTCTCTACGGCGGGGACCCCCGGAGCGGGCAGGTGCCGAGGGACGCTGTCACCCCCAGCCgcccgtccccgtgtccccgtccccccccccgcggccgtGGCAGCCGCCCTCTCCGCATTCCTGGCGTGGGGAGGgatattttctctcccccccccaccccggcaggTGTTTGCGGGGCCGCTGGCACCGCGcaggggacaccccccactccccccccccccccccccgccaccggtgtccccccggccgccccctcGGCTCCCCCGCGGGGCTCGGGGACGGCTCCGTCCCCACGGGCTCCTTACGGGGTCCCCGGGCCCCAACACCCCGGGCAGTGCCCGGTGCCCTGGAGCGGGGGGCACTCCCGGGCGTCCCTCTGGCTCCCTCCTTTTTTGGACATGTTGCT
This window contains:
- the RDH5 gene encoding retinol dehydrogenase 5, translating into MWPYLLLAALACVLGWLVRDRQTLPSVKDKHVFITGCDSGFGNLLARRLANRGYRVLAACLTQKGADSLQRSCSGHLRTTLLDVTRSDSIHRAVEWVRAEVGEKGLFGLVNNAGVANPIGPTEWMGMEDYRQVMAVNAFGTIEVTLQFLPLLKRARGRVVNTSSVLGRLSANGGGYCISKYCVEAFSDSLRRDMYHFGVRVSIVEPGFFKTAVTNLESIEASLRQLWDRLAPETRLSYGEDFFHKYLRVQRLIMNVICDADLSKVTRCMEHALGARHPRTRYSAGWDAKLLWLPASYLPACVVDFVLATVLPKPAHRVR
- the BLOC1S1 gene encoding biogenesis of lysosome-related organelles complex 1 subunit 1 — its product is MLSRLLKEHQARQSERRELQERRRREAIAAATRLTEALVDHLNVGVAQAYVNQRKLDHEVKTLQVQAAQFAKQTGQWITMVENFNQALKEIGDVENWARSIEMDMRTIATALEYVYKGQLQPSCS